The Pectinophora gossypiella chromosome 10, ilPecGoss1.1, whole genome shotgun sequence genome contains a region encoding:
- the LOC126370116 gene encoding uncharacterized protein LOC126370116, producing the protein MTQLQPWHNDVVLEFIEHYRNEQLLWDPKHPHHKNKAEVNEAWERIQSGMSIQCSVVELKKKKESLMTSFRMHYRRKQAAYPKEYRISWFAYPLMESFLGDVYVPECSKINTEPEYYPSSSEHQYAQNIQNTSMERNPLPTTPATVRKHRYPQQSVNKSPETSYKKPFNASASYDRNDMDECELYGQLLAKKLRRLDEHQRDVAMHEIDNIIFRVKMSNGPSQQPQSTSYISPVPRKMKSPIFVVSQPNHEQYEEDTINYQQNDPIQEESS; encoded by the exons ATGACGCAGTTACAACCGTGGCATAACGACGTAGTGCTAGAATTCATCGAGCACTACAGAAATGAACAACTACTTTGGGATCCAAAACACCCTCACCACAAAAATAAAGCGGAAGTAAACGAAGCTTGGGAGAGAATTCAATCGGGCATGAGCATACAGTGTTCGGTAGTAGAGctgaagaaaaagaaagagtCGTTAATGACTTCGTTTAGAATGCATTATCGCAGAAAACAGGCAGCTTATCCGAAAGAGTATCGCATCTCATGGTTTGCTTATCCGTTGATGGAAAGTTTCTTAGGGGACGTGTATGTACCGGAGTGTAGTAAAATTAATACGGAACCAGAG TATTATCCTTCGTCATCTGAGCACCAGTACGCTCAAAACATTCAAAATACTTCTATGGAAAGGAACCCTCTACCTACAACACCAGCCACTGTTAGAAAACATAGATATCCTCAACAAAGTGTTAATAAAAGCCCAGAGACGAGTTATAAGAAACCATTTAATGCATCAGCGAGTTATGATAGGAATGATATGGACGAATGCGAGTTATACGGGCAATTATTGGCGAAAAAATTGCGAAGGTTGGACGAGCACCAACGGGACGTAGCGATGCATGAGATCGACAATATAATATTCAGAGTTAAGATGAGCAATGGTCCCTCACAGCAACCGCAGTCAACCAGCTACATTTCGCCCGTTCCCAGGAAGATGAAGTCTCCCATATTCGTCGTGTCGCAGCCCAACCACGAGCAGTATGAAGAAGACACCATAAACTATCAGCAGAACGACCCCATTCAGGAGGAGTCGTCTTGA